The Chloroflexota bacterium genomic sequence GAGTCCCATCCGCATGCTGCGGGCCACGCCTGAGGAGATCGCTGCCGACACCGAGCAATTGCTGCACGCCGCGGGTTCGCTGGACCGGGTGGGTCTCTGCTGCATCAACATGGACTACGGCACCCCGGACGAAAACATCTTTGCCATGGCCCGGGTGGCCGAACGCTTCCGTTAGCGTTGACAATTGGCAATTGACTATTGACCATTAAATCGAGGCTTCATATGACCACACCCCAGTGGAATCTTTCCCCCGACCGCTTTTTCGATCCCGATCCCGGTCAGCGTGCGGTGGCCCGCGAGCTGTATGAAACCGTCGCCGCCCTGCCGTTGATCTGTCCCCATGGTCACGTGGACCCGCGTGTCTTCGCCGATCCCGATTATGACTTCGGCACACCCACCCAGATGCTCATCATTCCCGATCATTACGTCTTCCGTATGCTCTATTCCCAGGGCGTTCCATTGGAGGATCTGGGTGTGCCGCGGGTGGACGGAGGACCGGTAGAAGGAGATCACCGCAAGATCTGGCAGATCTTCGCTGAGAACTTCTACCTCTTTCGGGGCACCCCCACCGGCACCTGGCTGGCCGCGGAGTTCGCCGAGGTCTTCGGTATCCAGGAAAAGCTGAGCGGCGAGACGGCCCAGGCTATCTACGAGCAGATCGCCAAAAAACTGGCATCGCCCCAGTTCCGCCCCCGGGCGCTGTTCGAGCGCTTCAATATCGAGACGCTGTGCACCACCGACGCGGCCACCGACCAGCTGGAGGCGCACCAGGCCATTCGCGATGGCGATTGGCAGGCCAGGATCCTGCCCACCTTCCGGCCCGATGCAGTGGTGAATCTGGACAGTGCCGGCTGGCACGGCCACGTCGAGACCCTGAGCCAGGTCAGCGGCATCGATGTCGGTTCCTACGCCAGCTTCATCCAGGCGTTGGAGCAACGGAGGGCCTATTTCAAGTCCATGGGTGCCCGGGCCACCGATCACGCAGCCTTGACTGCTTACACTGCCCCCTTGAGCTTAGCCGAGGCCGAGGCTATCTTTGGGCGGGCCTTGAGCGGCCAGGCGACCGACGAGGATTCCCGGCGTTTCACCGGCCACATGATGATGGAGATGGCCCGCATGAGCATCGAGGATGGCCTGGTGATGCAGTTCCACGTGGGCTCTCTGCGAAACCACAATCAGGTCATTTTCGATCGCTTCGGGCCGGACAAAGGATGCGACATCCCGGTGGGCAGCGAGTTCACCCGTAACCTGCGCCCCTTGCTCAATAGATATGGCGACGATCCGCGGTTGATCCTGATTCTCTTCACTCTGGACGAGACCGCTTACGCCCGGGAGTTGGCGCCCCTGGCAGGCCATTATCCAGCGCTGTTGTTGGGTCCCCCCTGGTGGTTCCACGACAGCGTGAACGGCATGAATCGTTTCTTCGATCAGGTGATGGAGACGGCTGGCTTATACAACACCGCCGGTTTCAATGACGATACCCGGGCCTTTCCCTCGATTCCGGTCCGGCATGACGTGTGGCGTCGGGCAAGTGCCAACTGGGTGGCAGGATTAGTGGTACGGGGCATGGTGGACGAGTTGGACGCGCAGCGTATGGTCTACGACCTGGCCTACGGGCTGGCTAAACGGGCCTATCGATTATAGCCGCCGACGGTGAACCGAGATCATCCCAGCCAGTTCTCCACGGCCAGGTCCCGAAAGAGAGCAAAGTCGTCAAGATTGATTGTGACCAGCACGAGATTGTTGGTTTTGGCAGTGGCGGCTATCATCCCATCGGCAAAGGGAGGGGTCTTGCCCAGAGCAGTGAGACGGGCGCGTTCTGCCGCATGCCAGTCGGCGGCCGCGTGGTCGTAGGGCAAGATCGGAACGCCTGGCGCCACCACCTGGACCAGGTAAGCCTCGATGGCTTGCCGTCTGGCGGAAGGCGCCAAGCGATAGCAACCAAACCACATCTCATGCCAAACCACGGCGGCTATGGCGATTTTGTCCTGGTGACGTTGCAGATGCTCCAGGACTCCCCTGTTTGGCTCAGGCCGCAGTGGTTCAGACAGGATGTTCGTGTCGATCAGGAAACGTAGAGTCACCAGCTCGTCTCCCGGCCCGGGGAGCGGTCTCGCACTCCCTCGAAAATCGCAGGCTCGATGGCCAGTTGCGCCAGGTCGACTTGGTTTCGAAACGCTTGATAGTTTTCCCAGAACTGGGTCCTGCCGGCCGCCAGGCGTTCGTACTCTTCAATGGAAAGCAGGATCGCCACCGGCCTGCCTCGCCGGTTGACCTGGATCAGCGGCGTGGTCTGCAGGTCGTGAACTATGGCGGCGAAGTGGTTTCGGGCTTCGGCAATCGAGTATTCTTTGATCATGTTTGTCTCCAGATGGCTATCTAGATGGCTATTTTATCAGATGCTGTTTGTTCTGTCAAAGGGAGTCTCACCAAGCCGATCTGGAAACACTGCCGGCCGAATAAAGTGATACATCTTGACAGCTTGCAGTGGATATGGTATTCTGATCGTGAGCGGTCACGTGACCGCTCACGACAACAGGAACTCAAGACCCTTCCGGTTCGAACCGGAAGGGTCTTCAACCGCACCAGGATCGGTCGCAGTGAACAACCGAGTCACTATCGAGGATGTTGCCAAGGCTGCCGGCGTCTCCCGCCAGACGGTCTCCCGTGTCCTCAATCACAAGTCAGATGTCAGTGACGAAACCCGCCACCGTATTCTGCAGATCATCGACCAGCTGGGCTACCGGCCCAGTCGCATCGCCCGAGGCCTGGCCACCGATCGCACCGGCACCTTTGGCCTGGTTTTTCCCGATGTCGCCAATCCCTATTTTGCCGAGATCGTGCGCGGTGCCGAGGATGTGGCCCGCGAGCGCGACAACAGTGTTTTTCTCTGCAACACCGACGAGAATCCCCAACGGGAGCTTACAGCCCTGCGTTCGCTGGATGCCCAACAGGTGGATGGCATCCTGTTATGCAGCCCACGCCTGAACGATGACGAGCTGCGCAGCCTGATTCCCCGCTTGCCCCCCCTGGTGCTGGTGAACCATCTGCTGCGTTTCAATAGGCGACCGGTTGCCAACGACCGGTTGTCAGGCTCAGGGCAACAGCTTTCTCCGGCGTCGACAGAGCAGGCCACTGGGCAGAAAGGGGTGATGGTCAGCGCTGTCCTGGTGGATGATGGCGCGGGTTCAGCTGCGGCTGTCAAACACCTCTGGGCGCGCGGGCACCGCCATATCGGGCTGCTGGCCGGGCCGTCGATCTCCCACAGCAGCCAGCGGCGCATACAGGGGTATAGCGAACAGCTTGTGGCCCTGGCCGACCATGTCGATTCAGCGCTGATTCGCTACTGTCAGGCAACAGCAGCCGGAGGGCAGCAGGCAGCCGCTGTCTTGCTAACCGATCATCCGGAGATAACGGCGCTGGTCACCTACAATGATCTGGTGGCAGCCGGCGCCCTGCGGGCCTGTCGGACGTTGAACCGTCGGGTGCCCGAGGATGTGGCCATTGTCGGCTGCGACGATATCTATATGGCTTCGTTGGTCACACCAGAGCTGACTACCCTGCGCGTCTCGGGTCGGGCGTTGGGGCAGGAGGCCATGCGACTACTTCTTAGCGATCTGGCTGCCGGCAACGGAACCGACCGGTCCAGGGAAATCTGGATGCGACCCACCCTGGTGGTGCGGGAGTCGGCGCCATGAGCGATGGCAAACGGATGGATGTGCGACCTTTGCGACCCTGCGATTGTTCAAATTAGCATCGCAGAGGTTTGAGAACAGGTAATGGAGCGGATGAATATGAGTGAACTCCCGACTTTGGCAGGATTCGTGGCCTATCCCCGATCGGCGGCCACTATCGGCAGTGCGACCGCTTTTCTGGTTCGTGATGCGGTCAGCGACGTGAAAAGGCTGGCACTGGTGGCAGAGGCTGACGATCCGGTGTTGAATGCATTCGACGGTGAGCGAAGTGAACTGGATGGCCGGGTCCTGCTGCTTTGCGAAATGACCCCTGGCAATGCGATTTGCCTGCGCGAAGCCCTTTCCTGGCTGCGACCCCAACCCCTGGGCCTCAGGACCTCGGCCGGCTGTGGCGATCGGCTTGGTCTGGCAACGCCCGGCCACGTGCGGGCCATGCGCAACGCCCCGGGCGTGATGCCGATCTATGCCCAACAGTCGATCCGCGAGAATGCCCGTACTGGCCGCAGCCCCCAGGAGGTGGTGGATGATGCCACCTGGGGCGTTTTCCAGGAAGGGTGGCGTGAGGGCTACGGTGCTGATGCCGACCATCTGAAGACCACCGATGACGCGGACGTGACCGTTGCCGCCGGTTATACCTTTTTCACCGTCGATCCTGGCGATCACGTAGACGACGAGGCACATACTGCTCCCCTGGATCTCTTGAGGGAGAAATACGAGCAGTTGCCATGGGAAACCCTCGATTCCTCCCCCGATGCCTTGCGCTCCCTCTATCTCGGACGCAGCTATGACCTGGAGGGACTTCAGCTGGCCTTTGATGAAGAGAGTCTGCTACGGGCTGCCGCTAAATATGCCCGAGCCACTGTCCATGCTGCTCGCATGTATCGCCACCTGGATGAAACGATCGTCGACCGTACCTGGGAACTGGAGGTTTCCGTGGACGAAACGGCAACGCCTACTTCCCACCTGGAACACCTGTATATCGCCTCCGAGCTGAAGCGCCTGGGCGTTCGCTGGGTGAGTCTTGCTCCCCGCTACGTGGGTGACTTCGAAAAGGGCGTAGACTACATCGGCGACCTGGACATTTTCCGAACGGACTTTGCCGGCCACGCGGCCATTGCCCGCGCTCTGGGACCCTACAAGCTCAGCTTGCATTCGGGATCTGATAAGTTCAGCATCTATTCCATCGCTAATGAGGAAACGCACGGTGTGGTTCATCTGAAGACTGCCGGTACCAGCTATCTGGAGGCACTGCGGGCCATTGCCCGGGTGGAACCCGATCTGTTCCGCGCCATCTATGAATTGGCCTTCCTTCGTTACGACGAGGATCGAGCTACCTACCACGTTTCGGCGGAAACTGATCGGGCGCCCCGTCCAGAGGTCGTGCCCGATTCGGTTCTGCCCGATGTTCTCGACCAGTTCGATGCGCGGGAGATGTTGCATGTCACCTTTGGCTCGGCCCTGGCGCGCTACGGCGATCAGATCAAGGCAGCGCTGATTGCCAACGAGGAAGCTCATTACGCGGCCATCGAGACCCATTTCGACCGGCACCTGGCACCCTTTGCGGGCCGGTCGTAGGGGTTAAAAGGAGATTTAGCTCCCGCGAGTTCCCATGTTTAACCAGGAGTTACCATGACTAAATCCATCACAAGAGCTGTCATCCCGGCAGCAGGATTGGGCACGCGGCTGCTGCCGGCGACCAAGTCCCAGCCCAAGGAAATGCTACCCGTAGGCCGCAAGCCCACCATGCAGTATGTGGTGGAGGAGCTACAGGACGCCAATCTGCGCCAGATGCTGATTATCACCGGGCGCCGCAAACGAGCCCTTGAGGACCATTTCGATCCTGACCCGATGCTCATGGCAGCACTGGAGCAGGCCGGCAATGAGGCACTGCTCGATGACCTCCAGTTCGCTGAGAGCAATGTCCGTTTCTTCTTCACCAGGCAGAGTCCGCCCAGGGGATTGGGTCACGCGGTGTTGCTGGGTGCTGAATTCGTGGACACCGATAATTTCGTCGTGGCCTTGGGCGATTCCCTGATCGCCGGCGAGGATCCCGCCTCACCCCTGCGCGCCATGATGGACGCTCACCTGTCGCTGGGTGGCGCCGCTGTGGTGGCCGTCGAACAGGTGTCCCAGGAGGAAACCTATCGTTACGGCATCGTCAGCATCGGGGGCGCTGCGCCGCCTCCGGGCGAACCTGTGCTGATGAACGGTATTGTCGAAAAACCGGGGCGGGGCAACGCCCCGTCAAACCTGGCGGTGGCAGCCCGTTATGTCTTCAGCCCGGCAATCTTTGAAACCCTGCGCCGTACCACGCCCGATCGCAAGGGTGAAATCCAACTGAGTGATGCCATTCGATTGCTCATTCAGCGGGATATGCCGGTTTATGCCTGGTTGTTGCCGCCGGAAAATCGTCGCTACGATGTGGGTAACTTCGAGAGCTACTTCCGGGCTTTCATTGACTTTGCCCTGGCCGATGAGCGCTATGGCTATCTGCTACGCCAGTATATCAAAGAAAGGGCTTATGAGCTCTAAGCAGGGCAAACTGACGGCATCCGCGCCCGGCCGGGCAGGGATCATCGGAAATCCCTCTGATATGTATGGTGGCTCGGTGCTTGCCTGTTCGCTTCCGATGCGGGCGTGGGCAATACTGACCCCTGCATCCGGATTAACCCTGGTCACCGATGGCCAGGAATGCGAGATTGGGAACTGGGATGACCTACGGCCGGCCGGAGACCTTTTCGACATCGCCAAGGCTGTATTGCGCTATATTCAACCGCGGCCTTTGGCCTGTCGTATCGAATATGGCAGCGATATTCCGAGGCACAGCGGCATGGCCGGTTCCACTGCCCTGATGGTTGCCCTTCTGAACGTCTTGTTGACCTGGCAGGGTCGGCGCCTGGGACGGTATCAGCTTGCCGAGATGGCCCGTTACATCGAACTGAACCACCTTCGGGTCGTCTGTGGCTATCAGGATGCCTACATGACCACCTTTGGTGGCCTGAACTACCTGGATTTCCGCGGCAAACAGTTTTATCGCCGGGCGGAGGCGGAATTGTTCGCCACTGTGGAGTCGCTGAATCCCTTTGTGGAGCAACTGCCCTTCGTCCTGGCCTACACCGGTGTGGCCCATTCCTCGGGCGCTGTTCACAAGCCGATTCGGGAACGGTGGCTGGAGGGGGAGCAAGAGGTCGTGGCAGCGTATGATCGTATCTCCGAGTTGGCTCGGATGGGCAAAAAAGCCATTTTGCAGGGGGATTGGCGGGAACTGGGCCAATTGATGAACGAAAACCACCGTATTCAGCGCGACGTGGGCGGCTCGGGTTTGTCAAATGAGCGGTTGATTGAGGCTGCTCTGGACGGTGGTGCGCTGGGCGCCAAGCTGGCTGGCGCTGGCGACGGCGGGACTATCATCGCGTTGTTTCCCAACCTCGACGACCAGGCCCTGGAATTGGCATTGATGGCCGCCGGTGCAGAGGCAATCTATCACCTGGCGCTTTCCGAGGGGACTACGGTTACGGAAGAGGATATCT encodes the following:
- the uxaC gene encoding glucuronate isomerase, translated to MTTPQWNLSPDRFFDPDPGQRAVARELYETVAALPLICPHGHVDPRVFADPDYDFGTPTQMLIIPDHYVFRMLYSQGVPLEDLGVPRVDGGPVEGDHRKIWQIFAENFYLFRGTPTGTWLAAEFAEVFGIQEKLSGETAQAIYEQIAKKLASPQFRPRALFERFNIETLCTTDAATDQLEAHQAIRDGDWQARILPTFRPDAVVNLDSAGWHGHVETLSQVSGIDVGSYASFIQALEQRRAYFKSMGARATDHAALTAYTAPLSLAEAEAIFGRALSGQATDEDSRRFTGHMMMEMARMSIEDGLVMQFHVGSLRNHNQVIFDRFGPDKGCDIPVGSEFTRNLRPLLNRYGDDPRLILILFTLDETAYARELAPLAGHYPALLLGPPWWFHDSVNGMNRFFDQVMETAGLYNTAGFNDDTRAFPSIPVRHDVWRRASANWVAGLVVRGMVDELDAQRMVYDLAYGLAKRAYRL
- a CDS encoding LacI family DNA-binding transcriptional regulator, yielding MNNRVTIEDVAKAAGVSRQTVSRVLNHKSDVSDETRHRILQIIDQLGYRPSRIARGLATDRTGTFGLVFPDVANPYFAEIVRGAEDVARERDNSVFLCNTDENPQRELTALRSLDAQQVDGILLCSPRLNDDELRSLIPRLPPLVLVNHLLRFNRRPVANDRLSGSGQQLSPASTEQATGQKGVMVSAVLVDDGAGSAAAVKHLWARGHRHIGLLAGPSISHSSQRRIQGYSEQLVALADHVDSALIRYCQATAAGGQQAAAVLLTDHPEITALVTYNDLVAAGALRACRTLNRRVPEDVAIVGCDDIYMASLVTPELTTLRVSGRALGQEAMRLLLSDLAAGNGTDRSREIWMRPTLVVRESAP
- a CDS encoding type II toxin-antitoxin system Phd/YefM family antitoxin, with the protein product MIKEYSIAEARNHFAAIVHDLQTTPLIQVNRRGRPVAILLSIEEYERLAAGRTQFWENYQAFRNQVDLAQLAIEPAIFEGVRDRSPGRETSW
- a CDS encoding tagaturonate epimerase family protein, which encodes MSELPTLAGFVAYPRSAATIGSATAFLVRDAVSDVKRLALVAEADDPVLNAFDGERSELDGRVLLLCEMTPGNAICLREALSWLRPQPLGLRTSAGCGDRLGLATPGHVRAMRNAPGVMPIYAQQSIRENARTGRSPQEVVDDATWGVFQEGWREGYGADADHLKTTDDADVTVAAGYTFFTVDPGDHVDDEAHTAPLDLLREKYEQLPWETLDSSPDALRSLYLGRSYDLEGLQLAFDEESLLRAAAKYARATVHAARMYRHLDETIVDRTWELEVSVDETATPTSHLEHLYIASELKRLGVRWVSLAPRYVGDFEKGVDYIGDLDIFRTDFAGHAAIARALGPYKLSLHSGSDKFSIYSIANEETHGVVHLKTAGTSYLEALRAIARVEPDLFRAIYELAFLRYDEDRATYHVSAETDRAPRPEVVPDSVLPDVLDQFDAREMLHVTFGSALARYGDQIKAALIANEEAHYAAIETHFDRHLAPFAGRS
- a CDS encoding galactokinase family protein, encoding MSSKQGKLTASAPGRAGIIGNPSDMYGGSVLACSLPMRAWAILTPASGLTLVTDGQECEIGNWDDLRPAGDLFDIAKAVLRYIQPRPLACRIEYGSDIPRHSGMAGSTALMVALLNVLLTWQGRRLGRYQLAEMARYIELNHLRVVCGYQDAYMTTFGGLNYLDFRGKQFYRRAEAELFATVESLNPFVEQLPFVLAYTGVAHSSGAVHKPIRERWLEGEQEVVAAYDRISELARMGKKAILQGDWRELGQLMNENHRIQRDVGGSGLSNERLIEAALDGGALGAKLAGAGDGGTIIALFPNLDDQALELALMAAGAEAIYHLALSEGTTVTEEDI
- a CDS encoding type II toxin-antitoxin system VapC family toxin; the protein is MTLRFLIDTNILSEPLRPEPNRGVLEHLQRHQDKIAIAAVVWHEMWFGCYRLAPSARRQAIEAYLVQVVAPGVPILPYDHAAADWHAAERARLTALGKTPPFADGMIAATAKTNNLVLVTINLDDFALFRDLAVENWLG
- a CDS encoding UTP--glucose-1-phosphate uridylyltransferase, which translates into the protein MTKSITRAVIPAAGLGTRLLPATKSQPKEMLPVGRKPTMQYVVEELQDANLRQMLIITGRRKRALEDHFDPDPMLMAALEQAGNEALLDDLQFAESNVRFFFTRQSPPRGLGHAVLLGAEFVDTDNFVVALGDSLIAGEDPASPLRAMMDAHLSLGGAAVVAVEQVSQEETYRYGIVSIGGAAPPPGEPVLMNGIVEKPGRGNAPSNLAVAARYVFSPAIFETLRRTTPDRKGEIQLSDAIRLLIQRDMPVYAWLLPPENRRYDVGNFESYFRAFIDFALADERYGYLLRQYIKERAYEL